Proteins encoded together in one Priestia filamentosa window:
- a CDS encoding DeoR family transcriptional regulator, with the protein MKKIVVGTVAMLSLAGVSGQVSAAEPTAIKVGTESSVKAQAETQIAAVTSLSTPQEGQKNRSSGNFSVENLPAGTYALKFVVEGANSGTHFNVMKDVSGGTDPTIWSNVYSGNTTDVQTDRSFYIANPSGTNSNFTVKVYALH; encoded by the coding sequence ATGAAAAAGATAGTCGTTGGTACAGTCGCAATGTTATCATTAGCAGGGGTTTCTGGACAAGTTTCAGCAGCAGAACCAACAGCAATAAAAGTAGGGACTGAAAGCTCGGTTAAGGCACAAGCTGAAACCCAGATAGCAGCTGTTACCTCATTATCAACTCCTCAAGAAGGACAGAAAAATCGGTCTAGTGGAAACTTTAGCGTTGAAAATCTACCAGCAGGCACTTACGCATTAAAATTTGTAGTAGAAGGGGCCAATTCTGGTACGCATTTTAATGTTATGAAAGATGTTTCAGGAGGAACTGACCCAACAATTTGGTCTAATGTTTATAGTGGGAACACTACCGATGTACAAACCGATCGTTCATTCTATATTGCAAATCCATCAGGAACAAACTCCAACTTTACTGTTAAAGTATATGCTCTGCATTAG
- a CDS encoding DUF4870 domain-containing protein, with protein MKGNNILSSLCYFSIFFAPFLFPLIVYFMASKEVKVHAKKSLCLHLFPYIILVVGLAGTGLRGISGWDQIGIGFAVTYVAFIIIGVYFFFWNIVKGVKILADY; from the coding sequence ATGAAAGGAAATAATATTTTATCATCGTTATGTTATTTCAGTATATTTTTCGCGCCATTTTTATTCCCGTTAATTGTGTATTTTATGGCTTCTAAGGAGGTAAAAGTCCATGCAAAAAAATCATTATGTCTACATCTGTTTCCCTATATTATTTTAGTCGTAGGTCTTGCTGGAACTGGATTGAGAGGAATTAGTGGATGGGATCAAATAGGAATTGGGTTCGCAGTCACTTATGTTGCTTTTATTATTATTGGAGTATATTTCTTCTTTTGGAATATAGTAAAAGGAGTAAAAATATTAGCAGATTATTAA
- a CDS encoding DUF3231 family protein — MDTIKPTKIGRNFNDRLTSAEVGKLWATYMGNSMSTCILSYFLQHVEDSEIKGLVEHALFLSEEFQSIIKEIFTKEHIPIPHGFTKEDVNLEAPRLFEDEFYVHYLKYVAKAGMSIYNVAVPLMYREDVRNFYLYCIDATIKLMEQIKSILMDKGLIIKPPIIPTPEDVKIARPDYLKGLIEKARPLHALEITHLYDNIESNVTSKALIMAFRQVAKLEKVREVFKKGEDLTTRAVERYMSKLHDDHLPAPSFLDHLVTTSIISPFSDKLMLFHKVDMFSMKIRAFGNSVAVNGRHDLAALYGKSLTNIFKFVDDASHVMLKNGWMEVPPEAADRENLALKEKPSQ, encoded by the coding sequence ATGGATACTATTAAACCAACTAAAATAGGGAGAAATTTTAATGACAGACTAACATCTGCAGAGGTAGGGAAACTTTGGGCAACATATATGGGGAATAGTATGTCCACTTGTATTCTCAGTTACTTTCTCCAACATGTTGAAGACTCAGAAATCAAAGGACTGGTGGAACATGCTTTATTTCTAAGTGAAGAATTTCAAAGTATAATAAAAGAAATATTCACCAAAGAACATATTCCTATTCCTCATGGTTTTACAAAAGAAGATGTGAATCTTGAGGCTCCAAGATTATTTGAAGATGAGTTCTATGTCCATTATCTAAAATATGTTGCAAAAGCAGGAATGAGCATCTATAATGTGGCTGTTCCTCTAATGTATAGGGAGGATGTACGGAACTTCTATCTCTACTGTATAGATGCTACGATAAAATTAATGGAGCAAATCAAGAGCATTTTAATGGATAAAGGGCTGATTATTAAACCCCCGATCATCCCTACACCAGAAGATGTAAAAATCGCTCGTCCTGATTATTTAAAAGGTTTAATAGAAAAGGCTCGGCCCTTACATGCTTTAGAAATTACTCATTTATACGATAATATTGAAAGTAATGTAACAAGTAAAGCGTTAATCATGGCCTTTCGTCAAGTTGCCAAATTGGAGAAGGTTCGCGAGGTATTTAAGAAAGGGGAAGATCTCACTACAAGAGCAGTAGAACGTTATATGTCAAAGCTTCATGATGACCACTTACCTGCTCCTTCATTTCTTGATCATTTAGTTACAACTTCTATCATTTCCCCTTTTTCGGATAAATTAATGTTATTCCATAAAGTAGATATGTTTTCCATGAAAATACGGGCTTTTGGAAATTCGGTAGCTGTTAATGGAAGGCATGATTTAGCTGCCTTATACGGTAAATCGTTAACCAATATATTTAAATTTGTAGATGATGCCTCCCATGTTATGCTGAAAAATGGATGGATGGAAGTGCCTCCTGAAGCTGCGGATAGAGAAAATTTAGCTTTAAAAGAGAAGCCAAGTCAATGA